The following proteins come from a genomic window of Nicotiana tomentosiformis chromosome 12, ASM39032v3, whole genome shotgun sequence:
- the LOC138902729 gene encoding uncharacterized protein, with translation MGQIVRGGGQSIRGGGQAIRGGGQLARGRPRGGGQSGRAQPHFYAFPARPEAELSHVVITSIFPVYHRDALALFDPGSTYFYVSSYFASYLIVPHDYLSAPVYVSMLVGDSIVVDHIYRSCVVSIESLEKSVNVLLLDMMDFDVILGMDWLSPYHAILHCHAKTMTLVML, from the coding sequence atgGGTCAgatcgttagaggtggaggtcagtccattagaggtggaggtcaggccattagaggtggaggccagctagctaggggtcgcccgaggggcggaggtcagagtggtagggcccagccccatttttatgcattcccagctagacctgaggcagaGTTATCTCACGTCGTCATCACAAGTATTTTTCCAGTTtaccatagagatgctttagctctatttgatccgggatctacttatttctacgtgtcatcctattttgcttcatatttgatcGTGCCTCATGATTATTTGAGTGCTCCagtatatgtgtccatgcttgtgggagattctattgttgtagatcatatTTACCGCTCATGTGTGGTTTCTATCGAGAGCCTTGAGAAAAGTGTAAAtgtcctacttcttgatatgatggactttgatgttatcttgggtatggattggctatcaccttatcatgctatattgcattgtcacgccaagacgatgaccttagtCATGCTGTGA